The sequence CTTCAAACTGGAGCTGGCCGACTGCTCCAAGCATATATTCACCAGTTTGATAGTTGGTATAAAGCTGTATAGCACCTTCTTGCACCAATTGCTCAATGCCCTTATGAAAAGACTTCTGCTTCATAACATTTTTAGCAGAAACTTTCATAAAGAGCTCTGGTGTAAAGGTTGGCAGTGGCTCAAATTCAAATTTATTTTTACCAACAGTTAGGGTATCACCAACCTGATAAGTTCCTGTATCGTAAACTCCGATAATATCACCAGCAACAGCATTCATCACATTTTCACGAGATTCTGCCATAAACTGAGTGACGTTTGATAGCTTAACGCTCTTACCAGTGCGGGCAAGGTTGACAGACATGCCGCGTTCAAATTCACCTGAGACAATCCGCACAAAGGCAATACGGTCACGGTGACGGGGATCCATATTAGCTTGGATTTTAAAAACAAAACCTGAAAAGTCTTTATCTAAAGGATCAACCACTTTATCGTCAGTGGTCTTGTGACCGTGTGGTTCTGGTGCAAATGCTAAGAAAGAATCCAAGAAAGTTTGGACACCAAAGTTGGTTAGGGCCGAGCCAAAGAAGACAGGCGTCAGTTCACCCTTTAAAATGGCTTCTTCTGAAAATTCATTTCCCGCTTCAGTCAAAAGTTCAATATCTTCTTTGACTTGTTCATAGAAAGGATTGTTAGCAAAGAGCTTGTCACCATTTTCAATAGAGGCAAAACGCTCATCACCTTTGTAGAGTTCAAGACGCTGATTGTACAAATCATAGAGACCCTCAAAAGATCTTCCCATACCAATAGGCCAATTCATAGGATAAGAGGCAATCCCCAATACCTCTTCTAATTCTTCCAATAAATCCAGCGGTTCGCGACCATCACGGTCCAATTTATTGATAAAAGTAAAGACAGGGATACCACGATGCTTGACAACTTCAAAAAGCTTTTTTGTCTGTGCTTCGATCCCCTTGGCAGAGTCCACGACCATAACAGCAGCATCTACCGCCATCAGTGTTCGGTAAGTATCCTCAGAAAAATCCTCATGCCCTGGTGTATCAAGGATATTGACCCGTTTTCCCGCATAGTCAAACTGCATGACAGACGAAGTTACCGAAATCCCACGTTGTTTCTCAATATCCATCCAGTCAGACTTGGCAAAATTCCCCGTTTTCTTTCCTTTAACAGTACCAGCCTCTCGGATTTCGCCTCCAAAATAGAGCAATTGCTCTGTAATTGTCGTCTTACCAGCATCTGGGTGAGAGATAATGGCGAAAGTCCGACGTTTCTTAATTTCTTCTTGTAAGTTCATCTTATTTCCTTTTCTTTTTATGTTTAATAGCAGAGCTTTTAATAGTGTTCATACTAAAATGCTATTTTTGATATGCAAAAAGAGCTGCATCCACAACAGTTCTTTTATTATAATAGAAAATAAAAAGGAATTCAAATAAGGAAAAAGCCCGCAGTTGTCCCCTTCAGTCTTTTCAAAATGTCACCTTACCTTTTCTGCTCTTGCTTTTTCCATATTCCCTCCTGATAAATACCCAATCAATTAGCAGCAGCATAGCAGTTAAAATAAGGGTTACGGCTAGATAGCGCACTAGGAGGGGCCTATTGGCAATAAAGGGTGTATAACGCAGGATCCCATAATTGCCGCCGGTCAAATAATTAATAATCACTAAAAAGAGGTTTAAGACAAACGTGTAGAGAATAATAGCTTTCCAACTGAGAACATTTGACTTATAATAACGCATAAGGTAAATAATACTTCCAACCAAAAGAGCATAGTGCCCAATGATAAATGAAAAAGCAGTAATATGTGGAAAAGTATAAGCATCCATGATAGGATAACCAATAGCAAAAATAGCACCACTAACTCCCATAAGTGCAAAATACTGTTTCAATTTCGTTTTATCCGGTAGCAATAAAAGGGCAAACATAGCAAGACGACAATGATAAAACGGCAAACTATTAGAAATCGGAATAGCAAAAAACAGATACCAACTATAAAGAGTAAGTAACTGAATAGCCTGAATCATTTTAAAAGTTCGAGTATATAAAGAACTTTGGTAATACTTAAAAGACGTATAACTGAGTAAGAGCAAAACGGTTACCATTAAAAGATATAAAAGTGGTGAGATTTCTGGTGGCTGCGTTTGGTGTGGCGTTAAAAATGCTTTCATTGTTAATTTTTTTCAATTGTTTATTGCTTTTATTAAAGAATAACTATTTTTAAGTTTCTCAGATAGATTAGGAACAATCATCAAAGAGAAAGAAAAGATTTTGCTTTTCACTTCTCCAAGCACTCCACAACTTGAGTTAATTTCATGGAATTTGAACCCTTTAGGAGTATTTGATCATTAGGGCCTAATACTTTTTGAATTTGCTCAGTGAGGTCATCTACCTGATCAGCTTGAGCAAGGTAGTGCCACTTATCTGTTGGATAGACCTTAGCGACTTCATCTGCTAGAGCTTGCATTAGTGGTCCAAAAAGAAAGACATAATCTATCACTGCAGGATCTAGACTTTTAATCATAGCTGCATGTAAGGCTAACTCACTGTCTCCTAATTCTTTCATATCAGCTAGAACAGCAATTTTCTTGCCGCCATCATTTGCTGGAATGCTGGAAAATGTCTCCAAAATAAGCTTCATGGCTGTTGGATTAGCATTATAAACATCAGATAAGATATCTGCACCATTAGCTGCTTTTTTCCATTCAGTCCGATTACGGGTTAGATTGAGCTGAGCCAGTGCAGAGATAATCTTTTCTTCAGAGACATTAAGCAGTTTTCCAACATAGCTAGCAATCATGGCATTGGTAGCATTATATTTACCAGTTACTGGCAATTTAATCTCATTATCTAGGAAATTCGTTTTAAAGTTCAGATAGTTTTTATGCTCTTCTAATTCGGTCACAAAAATATCTTCATCAGCTCCAAAACGAATAACCTTTTGCTTTTCTGGTAAAAATGAATTAATGATTTTATCCGCTGGTGCAATAAGAATCCCATGACCATCCATTCCTTGAGTAATTTGCATTTTTCCTTCAGCAATTTTCTCACGGCTGCCAAAGAACTCTAAATGAGCTTCACCAATCAAGGTGACAACAGAGATGTGGGGATGGGCAAGATTAGACAAAAGGGCAATATCACCAAGATGATCCTGACCCATTTCAAGTACAATTTTTTCAGTATCATCAGGCATGTGTAAAACCGTATAAGGCAGACCAATTTCATTATTATAATTACCTTGTGTCTTGTAAGTCTTGTAAGTAGTTGCTAAAATAGCTGCTATCATGTCCTTTGTGGTCGTTTTTCCGTTAGAGCCTGTTATAGCAATAACATCAACCCGCATTTTCTCCAAATAGTATTGCGCCAAATCCTGAAAAGCTTTCAAGCAATCGACAACTAAAATATAGGGATAATTACTGGTTATGTTTTTTTCAGAAAAAGTAGCAACAGCACCATTTGCAAAAGCAGTACCAATAAACTCATGGCCATCACGTGCACCCTGCAGTGGTAAAAATAAATCACCTGTCTTTATCTGGCGGCTGTCAAATTCAATAGCATTGATGGTAAGATCTTCAAAAAGACTGACATCATTTTGAGCACCTACAACCGAGGCTATCTCTTGTAAAGTTAACTTCATTTTGCTTCTCCTAAAAAATAAAAAGAGCTTTTCGCTCTTTTATTATAACATAAACAAATTAGAGATTCTCAGCGGATTTACTTTCTTTCTGTTAAATGAGATTGTGAATGATTTTTCCACCAAGATGATAGAATGGAACCAGAAATATTATGCCAAATCGAAAAAATAGTTGAAGGAATAGCTGCTTGCGGAACAAAATATTTCATGGCAAGTGTTGCCCCCAAGCTAGAGTCTTGCATACCAACCTCAAAAGTAATAGCCTTTTGCTGTGGTTCTTCTAAATGCAATAATTTGGCAAAAGCATACCCCAGACTATATCCACACAGGTTATGAAGCATAACAACCGGAATCACTAAGGCTGTAGCTGCTGTGAAAATATTGGCATGATTAGCTGAAACAACAGCACCAATAATCAAAAGAATAGCGACCTGTGAGATCAAGGGCATTAGCTTAATGATAGCAGCGATTTTCTTGCCAAAAAGGGTATGAATCAGCACCCCTAAAATGATGGGAACAACAACAATTCGTAAAGTAGATAAAAAGAGGCTGAGCGCTGGCACTGCAATATATTGCCCAGCCAAAACAGATAAGAGCAAAGGCAGCATTACAGGTGCCAGCAAAGTCGATAAGATTTCAATAGATACGTCCAAAGCCACATCCCCACCAGATAGGAAAGCCATAACACTAGACGATGTTCCACTAGGACAAGAACCAACTAAAATGACTCCTGCTGCTGTTGCACCCTTCAAATGAAAAATCAAGCAGAGCAGCCATGCCAAACTAGGCATGATAACATAGTGAGCGACTGTCCCCAAAGCAACGGGCACTGGACGTTTGGAGATTCTTACAAAATCTTCAGTAGTCAAGGTTAGCCCCATTCCGAACAAAATAATACCTAACAAGTAAGACGTATTGGGAATAACCCAGCTACTAGCTGTGGGCAAAAAGTAATTAAAAACGGCCCAGATAACGACAACAAGTGTAAACCATTTACTAAGTTTTTTTGAAAATTGAGTTAAACTTTCCATCATTGCCTCCTAAAATAATAAAAAGAGAGATCTACTAACCAAAAGGCTAGGGGAGAAAATAAGATTTTCACCTTTTAAACTTCATTATACGCTTAATTTTTGAATTTTCAATATATTTGCAAAAACTATTTCCTGAATTTTCAAAATTTTTCTAGCCATCATTAAAATTTGTGATAAAATAAAAGAGCAAAGCCTGCTTTGCACAGAGTAGATGATTCGCGTTAAGTGTGTGTGAATGGGATGTCGTCACACAACGAAGCTATAAGCGCGGTGAATCATTGCATCCGCTGTTCTCAAGCTCTACCAGCTTGATTAAACAGCTCCATTTTACATTAAGGAGCCAAAAATGAATACTATGTTTAAATCACCTAAGCTTAGTCCGCAGCGCTTGGTCACTTTGGCCATGTTGATTGCCTTAGCTTTTGCGATTGGAAAATTTTCCATTCCCATTATTCCCCAACAACTGATTATCAGCCCAACTTTCATTGTTAATGTGATGATTGGTATGATTGGCGGACCAATCTGGTCCTTTATTAGCCTAGCGATTTTGGATGTGGTGGATAACTTATCTAGTGGTGCAGGTAACTTTATCATCTGGTGGACACTACTAAAAGCCATTCAGGGATTTTTTTATGGACTTTTCTTTTATCAAAAATCACTAAACTGGGCAAATAAAAAGACTGGCTGCACGTTACTATGGCTACAGCAGTCATTATGCTTATCGGAAGCTTTATCTTCACTCCATTGCTCATCCAGATTTACTATGGTGTCCCATTTTGGGCACAATTTGCAGCAGGGCGTTGGTTAAAAATCTTTGAAATTCCCGTTTGGATCCTAGTCACTATGGCAATTGTGCCTCAGTTGCAGCGGATTCCAGAATTACGAAAACTTGCAAATTTTTAAATGGTCAATCAGAGAGACATCCCTCTCTGATTTTTTGTAGCCCATAAAGCAACATTTTCAGACCATAAAAATCAAATATAGACAAGTTTACGCTTTGCAAAAAGCAAGAAAAAAGACCCTAGCTTCATATCTATTCTTCTTAAAGAACAAGATATGAAGCAAGAGCTTTATTATCTTTAAATCAAATGGCCTTCACGTTTGACAAACATTTCTTTAGCAAGACTAACTAATTCTTCAATCAAATCTGAATAAGACAGCCCCATATTTTCCCAAAGAAGGGGATACATAGACCATTGCGTAAAGCCGGGCATAGTGTTGAGTTCATTCAAATAAACTTTCCCATCCTCTGTTAGGAAGAAATCACAGCGAGAAAGCCCACAGCAGCCCAAAGTTCGAAAAGCTATTGCAGCATACTCCCGCATTTTTTCAGTGATAACAGGATCTATTTCTGCCGGAATAGCCATGGTGATCTTATTATCAATATACTTGGCTTCATAATCATAAAAGGCCACATCTTTGACAACCTCTCCCGGTAAAGTTGTTTTAACATCAGTATTTCCTAAAATACCAACCTCAATCTCACGTGCATCCACACCTTGTTCAATTAAAACACGACTGTCATATTTCAAAGCAAGTGCAATAGCTTGTTTTAAGTCAGTGCGATTTTCCGCTTTAGAAATACCAACACTAGAACCCATATTGGCTGGTTTAACAAATACAGGATAAATCAATCTTTCTTCAACTTCTGCCAACTTGCTTTCTAAAGGCTCGCCTTCAACAAGAGCAACATAAGCTACTTGAGGAATAGTAGCCGTACTTTCTAAAACTTGCTTTGTTGTAATCTTATCCATAGCTACACTAGATGACAGAATATTGGTTCCCACATAAGGCATTTTTAAAACTTCAAGAAAGCCCTGAATAGAACCATCCTCTCCCATAGGTCCATGAAGGACAGGAAAAACAACTGCTCCTTCCTCATAAATATCACTTGGCTTAATCTTTTGAGAAGCAATAATCGTGTCATTTGTCATCAGTTTGTCGGTTTCTGATGGTTGGCTGTCAAACTCCTGTGTTTTGATAAATTCACCCGCTTGCGTAATGAAATAAGTTTTGACTAAAAAGTTGTCATAATTTATGGCCCGCATGACACTCTCAGCTGAGAGCACAGAAACATCACGTTCTGCAGAACGACCACCATATAATAAAACAAGCGTTTCTTTAGACATAAGATTCCTTTTCTATTCTAATAATTCTTAATAATCATATCACAAATAGGAAGCATTTTCAAAAAATATTGGAAAGATATGCTGCAGACTAGAGTTTACAAGAAATATCATGTTTTCCCAATTCAACGAAAAACCAATTGGAAATATCGGCCAATTGGTTTTTTATAGAAAAATAAATACCAAAAGAAGAGGTATGCAATGCCACTCCTTTATAACTCTGTCCTGTTTTCAATTGCTCGAAGCAGAGTTACTTCATCAGCATACTCAATGTCAGAACCAACAGCAAGCCCACGCGCTAAACGTGTAACTGTAATACCAGCAGGTTTGAGAACTCTGGAAATATACATAGCCGTTGCTTCTCCATCTGCTGTGGCATTAGTTGCGATAATGACTTCATGAATATCACTATTATCGCGTAGGCGTGTCAGAAGACTTTTCAAATTAATATCATCAGGACCAATACCATTCATGGGAGAAATCAGACCGTGTAAAACATGATAAAGACCATGATATTCCTGAATTTTTTCCATTGCAGAAACATCCTTACTATCTTCAACTACTAAAACAGTCGAGCGGTCTCTGCTTTCATCTGTACAAATATTGCAAGGATCATCATCTGTCAGATTGCCACAAACAGAACAGTAGGTCAATTCTCGTTTAGCAGCTAGAAGATTTTTAGCAAAGTTATTAACGTCTTCATCATTCATACCAATCGTATAAAAAGCCAAGCGAGTCGCTGTTTTGATACCAATACCCGGTAATTTTGTGAAACTCTCAATAAGTTTGGCAATAGGTGTTGGGTAGAGCATTCTTTTTTTCCTCACTGATTCATTGGATACATCTTTTGATAAAGATTGATAATATCCCTCGTAATAGCATGGCTAGTGGTTCCATGAAGGTCTGTCTCATGTGGCAAGACAACAGCTACAGCAATTTGAGGATTACTGCTTGGTGCATAGGCAACAACGTTTAAATTGGATGTATAAACAGACTTACCATCATCTCCTGTCACGTAAGCTTCGGCTGTCCCTGTTTTTGCCGAAATGGGAACACTTGCCCCTTTTGCAAGAGTCTTCCCTGTTGCATAACTACCACCGTTAACAACATTATAGAAACCTTCCTTGATAATCCCCATGTCATCGCTAGAGATAGAAACATTATTTAAAACTTTGGTGTCAATAGATTGAACAAGATTTCCTAAACCGCCTGTTTTATTATTATCATAGATACCTTCAACCAAATGAGGAGCAATACGTTTGCCGCCATTTGCGACAGCAGCAGCATATTGTGCCAGCTGCATAGTCGTATAGTTATCAAACTGCCCAAATGATTCTGTTAAAACATTAGAAGGATCATAATGTTCTGGCGTATAGCCCTTTGACTCTCCCGGGAGGTCAATTCCCGTTGAGACACCCAAACCATATTGAGCATAAGTAGCTCTTAATTTCTCCATAGCTTCCTTATAGCCATCTGTTGATAAGGTCATACCACTATGATAATCTTGTCCCATTAATTTTAAAGCCAATTGAACCATATAAGTATTAGAAGAATACTCTAAGGATTGACTTGCTGTAAGCGGAGTTGAACCATTGGTAAACCAAGAGTTAATAGGGCTTGAACCCGCAAATTGAATAGGCTGGTCATTGAGTACTTGATTGCCTGATAAAACACCATTTCCCCAACCAGCTGTCAAAGTCGCCCCTTTAACAACGGAACCCGGAGTAAAGACTTCAGTAACTGCTCCAAGAGCATTAGAAGATACTTCGCCCGTTTTAAGGTCATGTTCCAAACCAGCCATAGAAAGAACTGCCCCTGTGTTCGGGTTAAGAACAACAGCATAAACGCCTTCAGAATACTTGGTATTTCCAGATGCTAATTCAGAATTAAAATATTGGTTAAGAATTTGTTCAACACCTTTTTGAAATTCAAGATCAAGGGTTAACTTCAGATTTTTTCCTTTAGTTCCTTTGGCAGTGGTCTTATCACTGATAATTTTACCTTCTTTGTTAACCTTGATTGCTTGAACAGTACGACTGCCTTGCAAATCATTTTCATATTGCTTTTCAAGGTAGGATGTCCCAACGCGGTCATTCAGAGAATAGCCTTTTTTAACATAGTTATTGGCTTCTTCAGCAGGCAGACCGGTTTTTTGACTGGAAACTTTACCGATAATAGAAGTAATAGAATTTTTATCTGTTTTACGTTCCCAGTCAGTCTTAACAGAAATTCCCTTTAAATCTGATTTGCTTGTAGCCAATACTGCAATTTGCTCAGCTGTTAAATCTCCTGTTGTTAATGAAGCTGTATTAAAAACAGAAGTTGCATTCATCTGGCTGAAAATATGAATGATTTTTTTCTCATCTTCAGA comes from Streptococcus troglodytae and encodes:
- a CDS encoding YwaF family protein; its protein translation is MKAFLTPHQTQPPEISPLLYLLMVTVLLLLSYTSFKYYQSSLYTRTFKMIQAIQLLTLYSWYLFFAIPISNSLPFYHCRLAMFALLLLPDKTKLKQYFALMGVSGAIFAIGYPIMDAYTFPHITAFSFIIGHYALLVGSIIYLMRYYKSNVLSWKAIILYTFVLNLFLVIINYLTGGNYGILRYTPFIANRPLLVRYLAVTLILTAMLLLIDWVFIRREYGKSKSRKGKVTF
- the pbp2b gene encoding penicillin-binding protein PBP2B, which translates into the protein MVSQKNKSKKGQSKTFTLISNRINLLFFLIVALFTILLLRLAQMQLYDAKFYKSKLTESTTYTIKTSSPRGQIYDAKGVALVENEVKEVVAFTRSNTMTAKDIKANAKKLADMVTLTESKVTKRQKKDYYLADPKNYQKIVKKLPNNKKYDNFGNNLTESKIYANAVKAVPNSAIDYSEDEKKIIHIFSQMNATSVFNTASLTTGDLTAEQIAVLATSKSDLKGISVKTDWERKTDKNSITSIIGKVSSQKTGLPAEEANNYVKKGYSLNDRVGTSYLEKQYENDLQGSRTVQAIKVNKEGKIISDKTTAKGTKGKNLKLTLDLEFQKGVEQILNQYFNSELASGNTKYSEGVYAVVLNPNTGAVLSMAGLEHDLKTGEVSSNALGAVTEVFTPGSVVKGATLTAGWGNGVLSGNQVLNDQPIQFAGSSPINSWFTNGSTPLTASQSLEYSSNTYMVQLALKLMGQDYHSGMTLSTDGYKEAMEKLRATYAQYGLGVSTGIDLPGESKGYTPEHYDPSNVLTESFGQFDNYTTMQLAQYAAAVANGGKRIAPHLVEGIYDNNKTGGLGNLVQSIDTKVLNNVSISSDDMGIIKEGFYNVVNGGSYATGKTLAKGASVPISAKTGTAEAYVTGDDGKSVYTSNLNVVAYAPSSNPQIAVAVVLPHETDLHGTTSHAITRDIINLYQKMYPMNQ
- a CDS encoding UDP-N-acetylmuramoyl-tripeptide--D-alanyl-D-alanine ligase; amino-acid sequence: MKLTLQEIASVVGAQNDVSLFEDLTINAIEFDSRQIKTGDLFLPLQGARDGHEFIGTAFANGAVATFSEKNITSNYPYILVVDCLKAFQDLAQYYLEKMRVDVIAITGSNGKTTTKDMIAAILATTYKTYKTQGNYNNEIGLPYTVLHMPDDTEKIVLEMGQDHLGDIALLSNLAHPHISVVTLIGEAHLEFFGSREKIAEGKMQITQGMDGHGILIAPADKIINSFLPEKQKVIRFGADEDIFVTELEEHKNYLNFKTNFLDNEIKLPVTGKYNATNAMIASYVGKLLNVSEEKIISALAQLNLTRNRTEWKKAANGADILSDVYNANPTAMKLILETFSSIPANDGGKKIAVLADMKELGDSELALHAAMIKSLDPAVIDYVFLFGPLMQALADEVAKVYPTDKWHYLAQADQVDDLTEQIQKVLGPNDQILLKGSNSMKLTQVVECLEK
- a CDS encoding bile acid:sodium symporter family protein, producing MESLTQFSKKLSKWFTLVVVIWAVFNYFLPTASSWVIPNTSYLLGIILFGMGLTLTTEDFVRISKRPVPVALGTVAHYVIMPSLAWLLCLIFHLKGATAAGVILVGSCPSGTSSSVMAFLSGGDVALDVSIEILSTLLAPVMLPLLLSVLAGQYIAVPALSLFLSTLRIVVVPIILGVLIHTLFGKKIAAIIKLMPLISQVAILLIIGAVVSANHANIFTAATALVIPVVMLHNLCGYSLGYAFAKLLHLEEPQQKAITFEVGMQDSSLGATLAMKYFVPQAAIPSTIFSIWHNISGSILSSWWKNHSQSHLTERK
- the recR gene encoding recombination mediator RecR, whose protein sequence is MLYPTPIAKLIESFTKLPGIGIKTATRLAFYTIGMNDEDVNNFAKNLLAAKRELTYCSVCGNLTDDDPCNICTDESRDRSTVLVVEDSKDVSAMEKIQEYHGLYHVLHGLISPMNGIGPDDINLKSLLTRLRDNSDIHEVIIATNATADGEATAMYISRVLKPAGITVTRLARGLAVGSDIEYADEVTLLRAIENRTEL
- a CDS encoding D-alanine--D-alanine ligase; translated protein: MSKETLVLLYGGRSAERDVSVLSAESVMRAINYDNFLVKTYFITQAGEFIKTQEFDSQPSETDKLMTNDTIIASQKIKPSDIYEEGAVVFPVLHGPMGEDGSIQGFLEVLKMPYVGTNILSSSVAMDKITTKQVLESTATIPQVAYVALVEGEPLESKLAEVEERLIYPVFVKPANMGSSVGISKAENRTDLKQAIALALKYDSRVLIEQGVDAREIEVGILGNTDVKTTLPGEVVKDVAFYDYEAKYIDNKITMAIPAEIDPVITEKMREYAAIAFRTLGCCGLSRCDFFLTEDGKVYLNELNTMPGFTQWSMYPLLWENMGLSYSDLIEELVSLAKEMFVKREGHLI
- a CDS encoding folate family ECF transporter S component; amino-acid sequence: MNTMFKSPKLSPQRLVTLAMLIALAFAIGKFSIPIIPQQLIISPTFIVNVMIGMIGGPIWSFISLAILDVVDNLSSGAGNFIIWWTLLKAIQGFFYGLFFYQKSLNWANKKTGCTLLWLQQSLCLSEALSSLHCSSRFTMVSHFGHNLQQGVG
- a CDS encoding peptide chain release factor 3 yields the protein MNLQEEIKKRRTFAIISHPDAGKTTITEQLLYFGGEIREAGTVKGKKTGNFAKSDWMDIEKQRGISVTSSVMQFDYAGKRVNILDTPGHEDFSEDTYRTLMAVDAAVMVVDSAKGIEAQTKKLFEVVKHRGIPVFTFINKLDRDGREPLDLLEELEEVLGIASYPMNWPIGMGRSFEGLYDLYNQRLELYKGDERFASIENGDKLFANNPFYEQVKEDIELLTEAGNEFSEEAILKGELTPVFFGSALTNFGVQTFLDSFLAFAPEPHGHKTTDDKVVDPLDKDFSGFVFKIQANMDPRHRDRIAFVRIVSGEFERGMSVNLARTGKSVKLSNVTQFMAESRENVMNAVAGDIIGVYDTGTYQVGDTLTVGKNKFEFEPLPTFTPELFMKVSAKNVMKQKSFHKGIEQLVQEGAIQLYTNYQTGEYMLGAVGQLQFEVFKHRMENEYNAEVVMTPMGKKTVRWIKEEDLDERMSSSRNILAKDRFDKPVFLFENDFALHWFADKYPDIVLEEKM